Below is a genomic region from Vitis riparia cultivar Riparia Gloire de Montpellier isolate 1030 chromosome 16, EGFV_Vit.rip_1.0, whole genome shotgun sequence.
TATAGATAGTGCACCCTTAGGGAAGGATTGCATCCGCTGTCCAAGTGTTTGCAGTTTGAGATACCAAATGGCATTAGTTAATCATCTAATTTGTAGTCAAAATTTGGAACTTAAAGCATTTTCCTGGAAAAGAGTTGAGGAATACGTTGAAATgccaaaccaaaaaggaaaggaaaaataaacacCAAGGTATTTGATAAGAACTTGCCAATTAAGGGGACGACGGCGGGGGGCTATATCATCTGACTAGACACATCGCAAAGATGCAATATCTTCTCCTTCAACATCTTACCTTTTTTGTCAACAATTGGTTCAAGCTCTTGCTTGCTCTGGATGTTTGCATTTCAATTTGGTTACCCCTCCAACTTCAAATCAATTAGCAGATGATTTTACTGAAGAGTACTTCTTCCTTTACTCTGTTCTTAGGTCCAAGCTGATGTGATGAATTCTGAACAGATTTAGGGACTGATCTTGAAAAAATTAGCACATGATGGGTTTATTTTGCTTTTCCTCTCTTGAGACAATGACTATACTACTGGATATCATCAGGTGATGGCCGTTGTCCCGTATCTATGGTCTCGGTTCATGGGAGCTTCATTGGTTTTCATGATTGTCTATGTTTGGGGCCGTGAGTTCCCAAATGCCCAACTCAATTTCTATGGTCTTGTTTCATTTAAGGTACGTTTTCTCTCAACAATCCTACCAATTGTGGCTTCAAAATATATGCACATGTACTAGAAACAGAAACATTCAGACTAGTCTTAAAGTCTAAATTGACTTTCTATCCATCTATTCTGCACGCAGGGTTTCTATCTTCCCTGGATTTACCTAACAGTGGATTTACTTTTGGGTAATCCTTTGAAGCCAGACATCCTCGGGATGGTTGCAGGGCATCTCTATTACTTTTTAACAGTGCTTCATCCTCTAGCCGGTggaaaaaacatattaaagactCCTCTCTGGGTGTATCCTTTTCCATTTGTTTCATCAGCTTAGAAAGTCATCCATATATGCATCAGTTTCATCATGTACCAAGTCTGAAATCTATTAATCTTTATAGcatttttagcttaaaaaacaacaaatttaataccaattgataaaaaaattcttcataaaTTAGTGTTGAAAGGATTATTTTGGCATTTTTAGGCTGATGGACATGCTGAAATGTTTGTATATCACATGTTGTCTCCATCATTGTTTTGAAACTCTTTCTGTTCTGGGATATATCCATGTCTCCTTCTAGATAATTACATGGTGCCTGTTTGAGTTTTGACACACTGGCATATTATAACAAACCTGCAGAGAGTACGAATTTTTGAGAGGTTGATATAAAAAACAACAGAATTCACAATTTTCTTCTAGTGTTTTAAGTATGAATAACCATCAAATAGTGGACTCGATCAAGATTTAAGCAGTTAGAAAACTATTGGGACAATTAGAAATTATGAACATGTTTTGCTTAATGCATTTGCAGTCACAAATTGGTGGCATTTTGGGGAAAGGGAACCCAAGTGAACTCCCCAGTACAGCAGGATCCAAATGCAGGAGTGGCTTTTCGGGGAAGAAGCTATCGCCTGAATGGGAATCAAAGGAGGAGTCCATCAGAAGCAGAAACAAGCACTCCCATGCAGCAGACTGATCCAAATTCTGGAGTTCCTTTCCAGGGAAAAAGCTATCGTCTTGGAGGCCGTTAGCTTATTTTTGTTGTGTTGTTAGCAACAATGGCTTAATCAGGATGCATCCAGATTGATGCCTCCCTCTTTATCCATTGCCTGCATGGGAACAACTGAGAGGATTTAGAATAAGTGTTTCTACATATTAAGTTCTACTGTGTCTGGTGTAGCTGTAACCTTGATATGCAAActcattttcaaaaagataTGTACCTGAAAAAGCTTACTAAAAACTGTTACTGTGCTTTCTATATTTGTACTATGACTTTTTAAGCAAATACTCGAATTAACCTgatacatttataaattaaagttataccattataaatattattttataaatttatgagaTTATGAATGTTCCTAATGTCTAGGGGAATTGGGTTTTATAAATATAGTGTTAAAAGGAGAGTTCTTTTTTGTATACCTCTTGAATCATTAAATCTTCTTCGtctttgttttttcattaaataaaaaattatatatgaaatctagaaaactacaaagaaaagttaGAATTTCAGATCCAAGGTGAAGAGGAAGGGTactctaattttttcttttaagagaaACTTGAAAGTAAAAGttctacttatatatatatatatatatatatatatatatatatataatatatatagagagagagagagagagagagagagagagagagagagagagagagagagagagagagagagtagagtagttttaaaagaaaagaaataattaatagaaaagtaCGGAAATAAGTAAATCGGTGTTTAggtgaatttaaaatttgtaaatctTAAACGTAGAGTTATTTTGATGAagatttgagaaaaagaaattaactcTAAGATGGAAATTTGAATATGGTAGAAATGTTCCAAGGATGAGATATCTACTAATCCTAGCAAGATGGTTGTGGTTAGTTGGAAAAGGCCAACAACCATAACTTAGGTTAGAAGCTTTTTAGGATTTGTTGAGTATCATAGATGTTTTAGAGGGATTCTCTAAAATCTTTCTACCTCTGACTAAACTTACTCAAAAGAAAACTAAGTTTATATGGCCTAATGAATATGAGCATAGTTTTGAGGAGTTGAAAAATAGATTGGTGACTAGTCCAATATTGATTATTCCTTCGAGTTGAGGGTGATATATTGTCATTAGTGATGCATCAAACTAAGGGCTTGGTTGTGTATTAATGCAATATGGGAAGCTTATTGCTTATATTTCTAGGCAATTAAAACCTTATGAACAAAACTATACtactcatgacttagagttggTAGCTATATAGTTTTTACCTTTAATATTTAGAGACATTATTTGTATGGTGAAACATGTAAGATTTGCGTAACcacaaaaacttaaaatatttattttctcaaaagaatttaatataAGACAAAAGAGGTGGATTGACTTCCTTAAGGACTATGATTGCTCTATTTTGTATCATCATGGCAAGGCAAATGTAGTTGTTGATGTTTTGAGTAGAAAGTCTAGTGGTTCTTTGGCAGTCCTACAAGGAAGACAACCTCATTTGTTCTATGATTTGGAGACATTGGGGGCTCAATTCACAATTCTGGATTTTGAAGTACAATTGGGCTAGTCTTAGAATTTAGTCAAATCTAGTTAAGATGATTAAGTCATCATAAGGGGGAGACCCAAAGCTTGTGCAAATCATGGATGGTGTTAAAAAAAGATACTTAACCCAAGTTTACACTTTCAAATGATGGGATTTTAAAGTTTAGCACCAAACTATGTGTGCCTCAAGTTGGAGATTTGAGAAGAGAGATTCTACAAGAGGCTTATAGctctaaattttcatttcatcctAGTGGGATCAAGATGTATAGAGATATGAGACAACTAGATATTTCCCATTTTGTAGTACAATGCTTAACTTGTCAACAAGTCAAAGTTGAGCACCAGTACCTACCATGGCCATTGCAACCACTTCCCCTTCCTAAGTGGAAGTGGGAGCATATTACAATGGACTTGGTTTTTAGATTACCTAAGTCTTTGGGAGGTAACAATGTGGtttgtgattactactcaaaaagtgctatttgatagcttgtaattaactcttttaaacacttttgagtagtagttattgccttttaacccaattaacatgttaaggacccttgcaatcaattctaatcaaattgtgtaagttttggtgtttttgttagtaatttgatcaccaaagcaatccaagattgaggagagttatttggaatccatggcaaagcaatggaaagctcaaatacatgaagaaccaaagctttgaagtcctttgccataagcaaatccggaatgcaaggagagaagcaaggaaagaggaaaacagagtgaagaaaacagaggacagcagctgcagtcttccttcgcacttttggagcacttcccgaagtccattttctacatgctatataccatttcaaagctcaggaagtcaagaatccaatgcttcaaaccgtgtacgatttggagctgagatgaggaagttacagcggttggaagccaatcactccaagctgaaggaaggattcagcaaagtgttgcgaaatcagccttttgttgcggaatgatttcgcaacacttttgcacagcgctatggatttcccctgaagtttcacgccgcgatggaagccaaacaccacaagatgtaagCCAACTTCACAAAgatgttgaatcagccttttgctgcaaagaaatttcgcagctcttcttatgcatctgcgaaatctcgcagacctcattttgcacagtgcaacgatcctgaagcttcctgatagttgtgcaccgactcttttatctgatatttttgtgtctaaatttccattttctccttgtattcagccactcatgtaattccttagctaggaagtatccaaggaagggtaaattaccttcctatataaaccctcggaggagcttgttccaagagatccatcatatataatatatcatatatagaatcaacgaacagagcacttgctctgtttttcatatatattcttgttttctcgttagttttatttctagctaatcaaactctgaggatttttccttagaggatgagaggctaggctcttcgtctcttggagctaaggtaaccgggtacgtttccacatgcataaattggaagttttgttgttttagtttttaatgaagagaaagtgtgacccgttgatggtttttatctttttagttaacttaaaacgcctttaaatcacctgggccaacacttggtaaggcaagtgatctccatccatggagattcactagtttaccccttgtgagcctctgggaggtgacttgaaggtaggattttctagaattgccaacacttggtaagcttttggactccaaggagacatccattagttatctcttgcgagcttttgacgggtaatccaaggttaaagatcaccttgaatggcaagtgctaggtgagaggtatgagtcattgcaaggtgcatcagtgagagggatttagtgtttgaacccattaatgggaagcatctgtacaacaccggttggagaaggaactatatgttaattctctaatgcgaggaaaagaaacaagtgaccggaactctcctttttgtatgaggaatctgagcctagtgatctgaaactccaagaaacacttttctttataggtaaaatcagttactatttttggttagtttaaaaccaatctttgttcaaacatctttatgttttcttttaaagctaaccttgaaatgaaaaggcaccaattcagctttgaattaatatcatttgtgaagtgaaaacccatcccagtgaacgatcctagagccactatgctatagtagctttgtctttgctaccctagtatatggtgtaataggttataaattttgttgattacttcctcaatcaaggagcaccagctggacacgaatcatctaaaacaccaattaggcatgaatcagtttGGATAATTGTTGATAGATTGAAAACATGAACCCACTTATTGCCTATTCAAACCATGTTTCCCCTAGATAGATTAGCTTCTTTGTATATCTAGGAAATTGTAAGATTACATGGAGTTCCAATGTATATTGTTTTAGATAGAGATAGTCATTTAACTTCTAGATTTTGGAAGAGTTTATAAAAAGCTTTGGGAACTCAATTGAGATATAGCTTTGCCTTTTATCCTTGGACAAATAGTTAATCGGAAATGGTGATTCAAATTTTGGATGACATGTTGAGAGCATATATCTTAGATTTGGGAGGTAGCTAGGAAGACCATATTCCTTTAGTAAAATTTGCTTGTAACAATAAATATCAAGCTAGTATTGGTATGACACCATATGAGGCCTTGTATGATAGAAGGTACAGGTCCTCAATTTCTTAGGATGAAATTGGTGAGAGGAAACTCCTAGGTCCAAAGTTTGTTTAGGTGATTGTAAAAAAGGTTACATGGACTAGAGAAAGATCGAAAATTGTTCAAAGTCGATAGAAAAGCTATGTAGATAATCAGTGGTGTAAATTAATGTTTAAGGTTGAAGATCATGTTTTTCTCAAGGTTTTACTTATGAAAGCAATGATGAGATTTAGAAGCAAAGGAAGGCTAAGTCCTTAAATATGTGGGGTGTTTTAAGATTTTAGAAAAGATTAGCACTTTGGCTTATCGAGTTACCTTGCCTCCAAGATTAGAGAGGATTCATAATGTTTTTCATGTATCAATTTTGAGGAAATGTGTGCATGATCCTTCTCATATAATGGAACTTGAGCCTCTCtagttagtaaaaaatttgacttATGAGGATTTCCTTGTTCAAATTGTTGATGAGATGGATAATGTTCTTAGACATACCATAGTCATGTTAGAAATCCTGAATTACTCCATTCCTAGGCCCTAGATCTCGTatggtgcatgcatctatccttaGGGTTCTCTAAATCTAACACAATAGAAAATAatggtttcaaaaattata
It encodes:
- the LOC117933983 gene encoding derlin-1.1-like — its product is MSTPAEYYRSLPPVSKVYGVACLLTTTAYYLQLYRPWNIALSYELVFKRFQVWRLVTNFFFLGPFSLSFALRLLIIARYGVSLERGPFDKRTADYVWMLIFGALSLLVMAVVPYLWSRFMGASLVFMIVYVWGREFPNAQLNFYGLVSFKGFYLPWIYLTVDLLLGNPLKPDILGMVAGHLYYFLTVLHPLAGGKNILKTPLWVHKLVAFWGKGTQVNSPVQQDPNAGVAFRGRSYRLNGNQRRSPSEAETSTPMQQTDPNSGVPFQGKSYRLGGR